A single region of the Elizabethkingia sp. JS20170427COW genome encodes:
- a CDS encoding hydrogen peroxide-inducible genes activator: MNIQQLEYLIAVDKYKHFGKAAQACFITQPTLSAMIQKFEEEIDVKIFDRTSHPIRTTDAGMQIIEQAVRVMDEVMELKNKAHLLNNIVSGKINIGIIPTVSSFLLPNEIFDFLKNHPKIELNVKEMTTENVIKSLKSGEIDAGIISTPYSAAEEFFSDFLYNEELLIYSSKKDLAKEGESYVIPEDIDLSKVWLLEEGNCLRAQAECICKLKENEMGPSNLEFRASSIATLVQMVDKVGGLTIIPEMAIDELTASQKEKVFHFKKPYPIREVSLIYYKPTYKQKLFDELSSFIRESLKSKLIFNTHPQDFVGVKPE; encoded by the coding sequence ATGAACATTCAGCAACTAGAATACTTAATAGCTGTAGATAAGTATAAACACTTCGGAAAAGCTGCTCAGGCATGCTTTATAACCCAGCCAACGCTGAGTGCTATGATTCAGAAATTCGAAGAAGAGATAGACGTAAAAATATTTGATAGAACAAGTCACCCTATCCGTACCACAGATGCAGGGATGCAGATTATAGAGCAAGCAGTAAGAGTAATGGACGAGGTGATGGAGCTTAAAAATAAGGCGCATTTACTTAATAATATCGTTTCAGGGAAAATTAATATTGGCATCATCCCAACGGTTTCTTCTTTTTTATTGCCTAATGAAATTTTTGATTTTCTTAAAAATCATCCTAAGATAGAGCTTAATGTTAAAGAGATGACCACCGAAAACGTGATTAAATCTTTGAAGTCAGGAGAGATCGATGCCGGGATTATTTCTACACCATATTCTGCGGCAGAGGAATTTTTTAGCGATTTCCTATATAATGAAGAATTGTTAATTTATTCTTCTAAAAAAGACTTAGCTAAAGAAGGGGAGTCTTATGTTATCCCAGAAGATATCGACCTATCAAAAGTTTGGCTTTTGGAAGAAGGAAACTGTCTAAGAGCACAAGCGGAATGTATCTGTAAATTAAAAGAGAATGAAATGGGGCCTTCTAATCTTGAATTTAGAGCATCCAGTATCGCCACTTTAGTGCAAATGGTAGATAAGGTGGGAGGGCTTACCATTATCCCTGAAATGGCAATAGATGAATTAACAGCGAGCCAAAAAGAGAAAGTCTTCCATTTTAAAAAACCATATCCTATAAGAGAGGTGAGCTTAATCTACTATAAGCCTACTTATAAACAAAAATTATTTGATGAACTAAGCTCATTTATCCGAGAGTCTTTAAAATCTAAATTGATATTTAATACTCATCCTCAAGATTTTGTAGGAGTAAAACCAGAATAA
- a CDS encoding catalase, whose translation MSNKRKITNAVGNPYLNHENSQTVGSRGPVLLQDYILHENLAHFVRERIPERVVHAKGSGAYGKFTVTHDITQYTRAKLFSKIGNECKTFVRFSTVGGEKGSADTERDPRGFAVKFYTEDGNWDLVGNNTPVFFIKDAKKFPDLIHTQKRNPKTNLKSATAAWDFWSLNPESLHQVLILMSDRGTPYGYRHMNGYGSHTFSMINDKGIRHWVKFHFKTQQGIKNFTSAEATEMKGKNPDFSQQDLVEAIENGNFPKWTLYIQVMTEEQAKDFRWNPFDVTKVWPHSDFPLIEAGELELNEIPVNYFAHVEQSAFAPNHLIDGISFSPDKMLQGRLFSYADAQRYRVGVNASQLPVNACPFQVNNYQRDGFMALGNNGGDAPNYYPNSFDDLQPDPAYQNYEEELGSSLISNFDSNKDDNDHFSQPGTFYAQTLNAQGKQNLVQNIVEHMNGIQGPKRELIINRQLCHFFRANIELGMKIAAGLQITLDPSQMHHSK comes from the coding sequence ATGAGCAATAAAAGAAAAATAACCAATGCCGTTGGTAATCCTTATCTAAATCATGAGAACTCCCAAACCGTTGGATCTAGAGGCCCTGTATTGCTACAAGACTATATTCTTCATGAAAATTTAGCTCACTTTGTGAGAGAACGTATCCCTGAGCGTGTTGTTCATGCGAAAGGAAGTGGTGCCTATGGTAAATTTACCGTAACCCATGATATCACCCAATACACAAGGGCTAAGCTTTTTTCAAAAATAGGTAATGAGTGCAAAACTTTTGTGAGATTTTCCACAGTAGGAGGCGAAAAAGGAAGCGCCGATACCGAAAGAGATCCTAGAGGTTTTGCTGTAAAATTTTATACTGAAGACGGAAATTGGGATTTGGTAGGAAATAACACCCCCGTTTTTTTCATTAAGGATGCTAAGAAATTTCCTGATCTTATCCATACACAGAAGAGAAATCCAAAAACCAATTTAAAATCAGCTACAGCTGCATGGGATTTTTGGTCGCTAAATCCAGAGTCTCTTCACCAGGTTCTTATCCTAATGTCGGACAGAGGAACCCCTTACGGATATCGCCATATGAATGGTTATGGATCTCATACCTTCTCTATGATTAATGATAAAGGCATAAGACATTGGGTGAAATTCCATTTCAAAACACAACAAGGAATTAAAAACTTTACCAGTGCTGAAGCTACAGAAATGAAAGGTAAAAATCCTGATTTTTCCCAACAAGACCTTGTAGAAGCTATTGAAAACGGAAACTTCCCTAAATGGACACTATATATACAAGTGATGACAGAGGAGCAAGCTAAAGACTTCCGTTGGAACCCCTTCGATGTTACCAAAGTTTGGCCACACTCAGACTTTCCGCTTATAGAAGCTGGGGAATTAGAGTTAAATGAAATCCCTGTCAATTACTTCGCTCATGTAGAGCAGAGTGCTTTTGCTCCTAACCATTTAATTGATGGTATAAGTTTTTCTCCTGATAAAATGTTACAAGGACGATTATTTTCTTATGCCGATGCACAGAGATACCGAGTAGGAGTAAACGCTTCTCAACTTCCTGTTAATGCATGCCCTTTCCAAGTAAACAATTATCAAAGAGATGGCTTTATGGCTTTAGGAAACAATGGTGGAGATGCCCCTAATTATTACCCTAATAGCTTTGATGATCTACAACCAGATCCCGCATATCAAAACTACGAAGAAGAACTTGGTAGCTCTTTAATTTCTAATTTTGATAGCAATAAAGACGACAATGATCATTTCTCACAACCAGGAACATTTTATGCTCAAACTTTAAATGCCCAAGGCAAGCAAAACTTAGTTCAGAATATTGTCGAGCATATGAATGGTATCCAAGGTCCTAAACGAGAATTAATCATCAACCGACAATTATGCCATTTCTTCAGAGCGAATATTGAGTTAGGAATGAAAATAGCCGCAGGGTTACAAATCACCTTAGATCCTAGCCAAATGCATCATTCAAAATAA
- a CDS encoding enoyl-CoA hydratase-related protein, with protein sequence MNINIYKEAPILTIEINRPESLNALNAKTLSEISTAISQAEADQEIRAIIITGQGEKSFVAGADIKEFSDYNSSQAEELSRNGHQQVFDKIENLKKPVIAAINGFALGGGLELAMACHIRYASDNAKLGLPEVTLGLIPGYGGTQRLAQLVGKGLANEIIFSAKMISANRAKEIGLVNDVFPITELLTKTKELAITIAKNSPMAISKAIAAVNASGTDKGYELEIKSFGELFDSADKKEGVSAFIEKRKPNF encoded by the coding sequence ATGAATATCAACATCTATAAAGAAGCTCCTATATTAACTATTGAAATTAACCGCCCTGAAAGTTTAAATGCCCTTAATGCAAAAACCTTATCTGAAATTAGCACAGCTATTTCTCAGGCCGAAGCGGATCAAGAAATAAGAGCCATTATCATCACTGGACAAGGTGAAAAATCCTTTGTAGCAGGAGCAGATATTAAAGAATTTTCTGACTATAACAGCTCCCAAGCTGAAGAATTATCCAGAAATGGACATCAACAAGTTTTTGATAAAATAGAGAATTTGAAAAAACCTGTTATCGCTGCTATTAATGGCTTTGCGCTAGGAGGCGGTTTGGAACTTGCTATGGCTTGCCACATCCGTTATGCTTCAGATAATGCTAAATTAGGACTTCCTGAGGTTACCCTAGGCTTAATCCCTGGATACGGTGGAACCCAAAGATTAGCACAACTAGTAGGAAAAGGATTGGCAAACGAAATCATCTTTTCTGCAAAAATGATTTCTGCGAATAGAGCAAAAGAAATAGGTTTGGTAAATGATGTTTTTCCAATTACTGAACTTTTAACCAAGACCAAAGAATTAGCCATTACTATTGCTAAAAACTCTCCTATGGCTATATCCAAAGCTATCGCTGCTGTTAATGCATCTGGAACAGATAAAGGCTATGAGTTGGAAATAAAATCATTTGGAGAGCTATTCGACTCCGCGGATAAGAAAGAGGGAGTTAGTGCATTTATTGAGAAAAGAAAACCTAACTTCTAA
- a CDS encoding dCMP deaminase family protein yields the protein MTEISKYDYAYLRMAKEWAKLSYCKRKQVGAIIVNNRQIISDGYNGTPSGFENCCEDENGKTHWYVLHAEANAILKLANSTQSCDGATLYLTLSPCKECSKLILQSGIKRLVYIDSYSDEEGIKFLKEAGVEVIQINNTELT from the coding sequence ATGACAGAAATTTCTAAATACGACTATGCCTATTTACGAATGGCAAAAGAATGGGCCAAATTATCTTACTGCAAGAGAAAACAAGTGGGAGCTATCATTGTAAATAACCGACAAATCATCTCTGACGGATACAACGGAACCCCTTCAGGTTTTGAAAACTGCTGTGAGGACGAAAACGGAAAAACCCATTGGTATGTACTTCATGCAGAGGCCAATGCTATTCTTAAATTAGCCAACTCCACCCAGAGTTGCGATGGAGCTACCCTCTATCTTACCCTATCTCCTTGTAAAGAGTGTAGCAAGCTTATCCTTCAATCAGGAATTAAAAGACTCGTTTATATAGACTCTTATTCCGATGAAGAGGGAATTAAATTTTTAAAAGAAGCTGGAGTAGAAGTCATACAAATTAATAACACAGAACTTACTTAA
- the xerD gene encoding site-specific tyrosine recombinase XerD, with protein sequence MKKELLWQESIADFENYLKFEKNFSNNTLDAYSRDLKKFAEYCAEELDNKAPGKITYEDLQNYMYLISKKGISERTQARWISSMKAFYKYLLEEDFLQENPTTLLEGPKLGLYLPDTLSYPDIEKIINNIDLSTDIGQRNLCILEILYGCGLRVSEAISLKISDINFKDSYLKVTGKGNKVRYVPLATYTSKILKNYIKNIRSEAKATAKNQDVLFLNSRGSAISRVMVFIIIKELAEKAGIHKNISPHTFRHSFATHLLQNGADLRYIQELLGHSSIITTEIYTHLDKENLRKVISKYHPRNKK encoded by the coding sequence ATGAAAAAAGAACTACTTTGGCAAGAGAGTATCGCGGACTTTGAAAATTATCTGAAGTTTGAGAAAAATTTCTCAAACAATACTTTAGATGCTTATTCTCGGGATCTAAAAAAGTTTGCAGAATATTGTGCAGAAGAACTAGATAATAAAGCTCCTGGCAAAATTACTTACGAGGACTTACAAAACTATATGTATCTTATTTCAAAAAAAGGCATTAGTGAGAGAACTCAAGCGCGCTGGATTTCCTCCATGAAAGCTTTCTACAAATATCTTTTGGAAGAAGATTTCTTACAAGAAAATCCTACCACACTTTTGGAAGGTCCTAAGCTAGGTTTATACCTTCCAGATACTTTAAGTTACCCAGATATCGAAAAGATTATTAATAATATAGATCTCTCTACCGATATAGGGCAAAGAAACCTTTGTATTTTAGAGATATTATACGGCTGTGGACTTAGGGTGTCCGAGGCTATTTCGCTTAAAATATCCGACATTAACTTCAAAGACTCATACCTAAAAGTTACAGGAAAAGGAAATAAAGTCCGATATGTCCCATTGGCAACTTACACTTCCAAAATTTTAAAAAACTATATCAAAAACATACGAAGTGAAGCCAAGGCTACTGCCAAAAACCAAGACGTATTGTTCTTAAATTCTAGAGGGTCTGCCATATCGAGAGTAATGGTTTTTATCATTATTAAAGAATTGGCAGAAAAGGCGGGTATTCATAAAAATATTTCTCCCCACACCTTTAGACATTCCTTTGCGACCCATCTCTTGCAAAATGGTGCTGATTTAAGATACATACAAGAATTATTAGGCCATAGTAGTATTATTACCACTGAGATTTACACTCATCTAGATAAAGAAAATTTAAGAAAAGTGATTTCAAAATATCACCCTAGAAATAAAAAATAA